A window of Callospermophilus lateralis isolate mCalLat2 chromosome 13, mCalLat2.hap1, whole genome shotgun sequence contains these coding sequences:
- the Ntmt2 gene encoding N-terminal Xaa-Pro-Lys N-methyltransferase 2 isoform X2: MAHLGAHFAFRSRWQKTDGELCRHSMSFILHRAIRNDFFQSYLYLLEKIPLVKLYALTSQVINGEMQFYARAKLFYQEVPATEEGMMGNFIELSSPDIQASREFLRKFVGGPGRAGTGCALDCGSGIGRVSKHVLLPVFNSVELVDMMEPFLLEAQSYLQVKADKVESYHCYGLQEFAPRCGRYDVIWIQWVSDGLKENGVIILKDNVAREGCTFDLSDSSVTRDMDILRSLIRKSGLAVLGQEKQEGFPEQCVPVWMFALHNHRHS, translated from the exons ATGGCCCATCTGGGAGCCCATTTTGCCTTTAGATCCCGCTGGCAGAAGACCGATGGTGAACTCTGCCGGCACAGCATGTCCTTCATCCTTCACAGAGCCATTCGCAATGACTTCTTTCAGAGCTACCTCTACCTGCTGGAGAAAATTCCCCTGG TAAAGTTGTATGCCTTAACAAGCCAAGTCATCAATGGCGAGATGCAGTTCTATGCTAGAGCTAAACTTTTCTATCAAGAAGTGCCAGCCACAGAAGAAGGCATGATGGGGAACTTCATTGAACTCTCCAGCCCAGATATCCAGGCCTCTCGGGAATTTCTTAGGAAATTTGTTGGG GGGCCCGGCAGAGCTGGAACCGGCTGCGCCCTGGACTGTGGCTCCGGGATAGGAAGGGTGAGCAAGCACGTCTTGCTGCCGGTTTTCAACAGCGTGGAGCTGGTGGACATGATGGAGCCTTTCCTCCTTGAGGCCCAGAGCTACCTGCAGGTCAAAGCGGACAAGGTAGAGAGCTACCACTGCTACGGCCTGCAGGAGTTCGCGCCCCGCTGCGGGAGGTACGACGTCATCTGGATCCAGTGGGTCTCAG ATGGCCTGAAAGAAAATGGTGTCATCATACTGAAGGACAATGTGGCCCGGGAGGGCTGTACCTTCGATCTGTCCGACAGCAGTGTGACTCGGGACATGGACATCCTCCGGAGCCTCATTAGGAAGAGTGGGCTGGCCGTGCTGGGCCAGGAGAAGCAAGAGGGCTTTCCGGAGCAGTGCGTGCCAGTGTGGATGTTTGCACTGCACAACCACAGACACTCCTGA
- the Ntmt2 gene encoding N-terminal Xaa-Pro-Lys N-methyltransferase 2 isoform X1, producing the protein MAHLGAHFAFRSRWQKTDGELCRHSMSFILHRAIRNDFFQSYLYLLEKIPLVKLYALTSQVINGEMQFYARAKLFYQEVPATEEGMMGNFIELSSPDIQASREFLRKFVGGPGRAGTGCALDCGSGIGRVSKHVLLPVFNSVELVDMMEPFLLEAQSYLQVKADKVESYHCYGLQEFAPRCGRYDVIWIQWVSGYLTDKDLLAFLSRCRDGLKENGVIILKDNVAREGCTFDLSDSSVTRDMDILRSLIRKSGLAVLGQEKQEGFPEQCVPVWMFALHNHRHS; encoded by the exons ATGGCCCATCTGGGAGCCCATTTTGCCTTTAGATCCCGCTGGCAGAAGACCGATGGTGAACTCTGCCGGCACAGCATGTCCTTCATCCTTCACAGAGCCATTCGCAATGACTTCTTTCAGAGCTACCTCTACCTGCTGGAGAAAATTCCCCTGG TAAAGTTGTATGCCTTAACAAGCCAAGTCATCAATGGCGAGATGCAGTTCTATGCTAGAGCTAAACTTTTCTATCAAGAAGTGCCAGCCACAGAAGAAGGCATGATGGGGAACTTCATTGAACTCTCCAGCCCAGATATCCAGGCCTCTCGGGAATTTCTTAGGAAATTTGTTGGG GGGCCCGGCAGAGCTGGAACCGGCTGCGCCCTGGACTGTGGCTCCGGGATAGGAAGGGTGAGCAAGCACGTCTTGCTGCCGGTTTTCAACAGCGTGGAGCTGGTGGACATGATGGAGCCTTTCCTCCTTGAGGCCCAGAGCTACCTGCAGGTCAAAGCGGACAAGGTAGAGAGCTACCACTGCTACGGCCTGCAGGAGTTCGCGCCCCGCTGCGGGAGGTACGACGTCATCTGGATCCAGTGGGTCTCAG GCTACCTGACTGACAAGGACCTTCTTGCATTTCTTTCCCGATGCCGAGATGGCCTGAAAGAAAATGGTGTCATCATACTGAAGGACAATGTGGCCCGGGAGGGCTGTACCTTCGATCTGTCCGACAGCAGTGTGACTCGGGACATGGACATCCTCCGGAGCCTCATTAGGAAGAGTGGGCTGGCCGTGCTGGGCCAGGAGAAGCAAGAGGGCTTTCCGGAGCAGTGCGTGCCAGTGTGGATGTTTGCACTGCACAACCACAGACACTCCTGA